One genomic region from Streptomyces sp. NBC_01431 encodes:
- a CDS encoding RNA polymerase sigma factor, whose product MSPGLVDYDDFFRAEFPKTVRYLMRTGASFEEAEDSAQEAMKALLHKWPGCEHPVGWVRTTAWRAYIRKAERDRKRVALESLNARLAPAPHHQSTHPDEYAQVLKILRELPPRQREVLALALDGYGTDEIAELLDLKSGTVRSNLRHARAALRSALETHLELPPHPETKPQATPAINPTIHPTTNPVPETHSQEGGPHAQQG is encoded by the coding sequence GTGAGCCCCGGTCTGGTGGACTACGACGACTTCTTCCGCGCAGAGTTCCCAAAGACCGTCCGCTACCTCATGCGGACCGGTGCCTCTTTCGAAGAGGCCGAGGACTCCGCGCAGGAAGCCATGAAGGCACTGCTGCACAAGTGGCCGGGCTGCGAGCACCCCGTCGGATGGGTCCGCACCACCGCTTGGCGTGCGTACATCAGGAAGGCCGAACGCGACCGCAAGCGCGTCGCACTGGAGTCCCTGAACGCCCGCCTCGCACCCGCGCCGCACCACCAATCCACCCATCCGGACGAGTACGCCCAGGTGCTGAAGATCCTGCGCGAACTCCCGCCCCGGCAGCGCGAAGTACTCGCCCTCGCCCTGGACGGCTACGGCACGGACGAGATCGCCGAGCTCCTGGACCTGAAGTCCGGGACCGTGCGAAGCAACCTGCGCCATGCCCGCGCCGCCCTGCGCAGCGCCCTGGAGACCCACCTGGAACTCCCGCCCCACCCCGAGACCAAACCCCAAGCCACACCCGCCATCAACCCCACCATCCACCCCACAACCAACCCCGTTCCCGAAACCCACTCCCAAGAAGGAGGTCCGCATGCCCAGCAGGGATGA
- a CDS encoding DUF6507 family protein, with product MVGSWDVSPAGVSGVLQKTAHAAEAMSTAGTGMQTSLKSAASSAGTISGPYCGTAPPIGPVGAALGEFMEHKAQELGYIAVRTGRSMQGAFDATTAYIHGDLQMAANKQAQAVKEPVINDKGQEIGPDGKPVPAPPADKNADASGAGQ from the coding sequence GTGGTGGGTAGCTGGGATGTTTCGCCGGCGGGTGTGTCGGGTGTGCTGCAAAAGACGGCGCATGCGGCTGAGGCGATGTCGACGGCCGGGACGGGTATGCAGACCAGTCTGAAGTCGGCGGCTTCCTCGGCGGGGACGATTTCGGGGCCGTACTGCGGTACGGCTCCTCCGATCGGGCCGGTCGGTGCGGCGCTGGGTGAGTTCATGGAGCACAAGGCGCAGGAGCTCGGTTACATCGCGGTGCGGACGGGGCGTTCGATGCAGGGCGCCTTCGATGCCACCACCGCCTACATTCACGGTGATCTCCAGATGGCCGCGAACAAGCAGGCGCAGGCCGTCAAGGAGCCCGTCATCAATGACAAGGGCCAGGAGATCGGGCCCGACGGCAAGCCCGTGCCCGCTCCCCCCGCCGACAAGAATGCTGACGCGTCGGGGGCGGGCCAGTGA
- a CDS encoding ROK family protein → MNANDDAKVRQILRRSHELDYGHFAIGIEIQPYKLVAVLSEIDGRVVARSRRDLTDMDPDEVVKHAAELAAQVASDRLGCGFPRSRLCLGVQVGGPVDPDTGMVLHLLNAPDDRGKDRPPPYEWVDFPLGPELAAAFGCKTAVENDAHAFAAYEQRLGVGADCPTFAVILIRDGVGAGVVVRRERLAVPIEFGHYQVWPRGRACDCGMRGCIESQLGNRAIPAVVKERTGRELDGLEAAIALADGGTAQASEATAAFRKAGVSLARGIATLLTTFGPSQIVIYAAEDLITGGPGRRAANAFLRALRNFPDHTFQISRNCHIVTKPLDVVRGAQGAALIALENCLGIQLQPR, encoded by the coding sequence ATGAACGCGAACGACGATGCCAAGGTGCGGCAGATACTCCGCCGCAGTCACGAACTCGACTACGGACACTTCGCGATCGGAATCGAGATCCAGCCCTACAAGCTGGTCGCGGTCCTGTCCGAGATCGACGGAAGAGTGGTGGCACGTTCGCGCCGGGACCTGACCGACATGGACCCGGACGAGGTCGTCAAGCACGCGGCGGAACTGGCGGCGCAGGTCGCCTCGGACCGGCTGGGCTGCGGGTTCCCGAGGAGCAGGCTCTGTCTCGGCGTGCAGGTCGGCGGTCCCGTCGATCCGGACACCGGGATGGTCCTGCACCTCCTGAACGCCCCCGACGACCGGGGCAAGGACCGTCCGCCCCCCTATGAATGGGTGGACTTCCCGCTCGGCCCCGAGCTTGCGGCCGCGTTCGGCTGCAAGACCGCGGTGGAGAACGACGCGCACGCCTTCGCCGCGTACGAGCAGCGGCTCGGGGTGGGCGCCGATTGCCCGACGTTCGCCGTCATCCTGATCCGTGACGGCGTGGGCGCGGGAGTGGTCGTACGCCGTGAACGGCTCGCGGTGCCAATCGAGTTCGGGCACTACCAGGTGTGGCCGCGCGGGAGGGCCTGCGACTGCGGGATGCGCGGCTGCATCGAGAGCCAGCTCGGCAACCGTGCGATTCCGGCGGTCGTCAAGGAGCGCACCGGGCGGGAGCTGGACGGTCTGGAGGCCGCCATAGCGCTCGCCGACGGCGGCACCGCCCAGGCCTCCGAGGCGACCGCCGCCTTCCGCAAGGCCGGGGTCTCACTGGCCCGGGGCATCGCCACCCTGCTCACCACTTTCGGGCCGAGCCAGATCGTCATCTACGCCGCCGAGGACCTCATCACCGGCGGTCCGGGCCGCCGCGCGGCCAACGCCTTCCTGCGCGCGCTGCGGAACTTCCCCGACCACACCTTTCAGATCAGTCGCAACTGTCACATCGTCACCAAGCCGCTGGATGTCGTACGAGGTGCGCAGGGCGCTGCCCTGATCGCGCTGGAGAACTGCCTGGGCATCCAGCTCCAACCTCGCTGA
- a CDS encoding ROK family protein, giving the protein MGSSATPHERAARSIGLDVGGTKIAAGVVDAKGHVLERVPQVPCPADDQEAVLRAASRLIDGLRDRHPGVVALGVGAAGLVSWPEGRIRTAPNNAYHDLPFRHLLEDSTGLPTVVDNDANAACWAEYRMGNSASYMAFVTVGTGVGGGLVLDDRLFRGRTGIGTELGHMIVDPHGRQRCGCGIVGCLEPLASGPALGRYGRSAAATEPQGLLATLAGGASRVTGETVSTAASSGDPTARAQLAHLGHWLGIGIATLVNLFDVELVVVGGGVADAGDALLAPTRRSFEHYVTARGHRQLPSIRPSLLGPGAGWIGAALLALDAYEENALCGSSAALT; this is encoded by the coding sequence ATGGGCTCTTCTGCCACCCCTCACGAGCGCGCCGCGCGCTCCATCGGTCTCGATGTCGGAGGAACGAAGATCGCTGCCGGAGTAGTGGACGCCAAGGGGCACGTCCTGGAACGCGTACCGCAGGTGCCGTGCCCGGCGGACGACCAGGAGGCCGTGCTGCGGGCCGCCTCCCGGCTCATCGACGGGCTGCGCGACCGCCACCCGGGCGTGGTCGCCCTCGGTGTCGGGGCGGCCGGTCTGGTCAGCTGGCCCGAGGGCCGCATCCGCACCGCCCCCAACAACGCCTACCACGACCTGCCCTTCCGCCACCTGCTTGAAGATTCCACCGGCCTGCCAACGGTGGTCGACAACGACGCCAACGCGGCGTGCTGGGCGGAGTACCGCATGGGCAACAGTGCCTCGTACATGGCGTTCGTGACCGTCGGTACGGGGGTCGGCGGCGGGCTCGTCCTGGACGACCGGCTCTTTCGCGGACGCACCGGCATCGGCACCGAGCTCGGCCACATGATCGTCGATCCACACGGCCGGCAGCGCTGCGGCTGCGGCATCGTCGGCTGTCTCGAACCCCTCGCGTCGGGCCCCGCGCTCGGCCGGTACGGCAGGTCGGCCGCCGCCACCGAGCCGCAGGGCCTGCTCGCCACCCTCGCGGGTGGCGCGTCCCGGGTGACCGGCGAAACCGTCTCGACGGCCGCCAGCTCCGGAGACCCCACTGCCCGAGCCCAGTTGGCGCACCTGGGCCACTGGCTCGGCATCGGCATCGCGACGCTGGTCAACCTCTTCGACGTCGAGCTGGTGGTGGTCGGCGGCGGCGTCGCGGACGCCGGTGACGCCCTTCTGGCCCCGACCCGGCGCAGCTTCGAGCACTACGTCACCGCCCGGGGCCACCGCCAACTCCCGTCCATCAGGCCCAGTTTGCTCGGGCCGGGCGCGGGCTGGATCGGCGCGGCGCTGCTGGCGCTCGACGCCTACGAGGAAAACGCGCTGTGCGGCAGCAGCGCCGCCCTCACCTGA
- a CDS encoding immunity 49 family protein, with the protein MTTKISRPAYDPGDGSAERLAQIDADTLAEIDDLGEYPDSFGLTFSKALTTARVHALHDPTANAVESWEAWVAAMQTGSALFAAVTAPEGSTVECLIAHKPRTIPAIPPAHFSDAGTWLEAFWLAVICRDQNRMNQLAAVPVELLRASGAEFEEYIYPWVEAVQAYWMQRPELGEKLVAAFDGTSPDALRFVDRELMLKILYPPLNVFYRFITGDEEKFSAALTQAVELHHEYWTADEERREDLDGAVALAPLALACLAHDAGMPITVESEYLPENLLDRSWVGEFPT; encoded by the coding sequence ATGACAACGAAGATTTCGCGGCCCGCGTACGACCCGGGCGACGGCTCGGCCGAGCGGCTGGCTCAGATCGACGCCGACACCCTGGCGGAGATCGACGACCTTGGTGAGTATCCGGACAGCTTCGGTCTCACCTTCAGCAAGGCGCTCACCACGGCACGTGTCCACGCCCTCCACGACCCCACCGCGAACGCGGTCGAGTCGTGGGAGGCCTGGGTCGCGGCGATGCAGACCGGCTCCGCGCTGTTCGCGGCGGTCACCGCGCCCGAGGGCAGCACGGTGGAGTGCCTGATCGCGCACAAGCCGCGCACCATCCCCGCCATCCCTCCGGCGCACTTCAGTGACGCCGGCACCTGGCTGGAGGCCTTCTGGCTCGCCGTCATCTGCCGGGACCAGAACCGGATGAACCAACTCGCCGCCGTTCCGGTCGAGTTGCTGCGTGCCTCGGGAGCGGAGTTCGAGGAGTACATCTACCCCTGGGTGGAGGCCGTCCAGGCGTATTGGATGCAGCGCCCCGAGCTCGGCGAGAAGCTGGTCGCCGCGTTCGACGGGACCAGCCCCGACGCGCTGCGGTTCGTGGACCGCGAGCTCATGCTCAAGATCCTCTATCCGCCGCTCAACGTCTTCTACCGCTTCATCACGGGCGACGAGGAGAAGTTCAGCGCGGCGCTCACCCAGGCCGTCGAGCTGCACCACGAGTACTGGACCGCCGACGAGGAGCGGCGCGAGGACCTCGACGGTGCCGTCGCGCTCGCCCCGCTCGCCCTGGCCTGCCTCGCCCACGACGCGGGGATGCCCATCACGGTGGAGTCGGAGTACCTTCCCGAGAACCTCCTCGACCGCAGCTGGGTGGGCGAGTTCCCCACCTGA
- a CDS encoding DUF397 domain-containing protein — protein sequence MSSMLQWFKSSYSDSGGGDCVEVALAWRKSSYSNASGGECIEVALPWQKSSYSSDSGGQCVEVAACPQAVHVRDSKVADGPSLAVDPRAWTAFLGWESASVR from the coding sequence ATGAGCAGCATGCTCCAGTGGTTCAAGTCCAGCTACAGCGACAGCGGAGGCGGTGACTGTGTGGAAGTGGCTCTCGCCTGGCGCAAGTCCTCGTACAGCAACGCAAGCGGCGGGGAGTGCATAGAGGTGGCCCTCCCCTGGCAGAAGTCCTCCTACAGCAGCGACAGCGGCGGCCAGTGCGTAGAGGTGGCCGCCTGCCCCCAAGCCGTCCACGTGCGGGACTCGAAGGTGGCCGATGGGCCCTCCCTCGCTGTCGATCCCCGCGCGTGGACGGCGTTCCTCGGGTGGGAGTCGGCGTCGGTCAGGTGA
- a CDS encoding serine/threonine-protein kinase, with protein sequence MGISGTLGPGDPERIGSYRLLARLGAGGMGQVYLARSDRGRTVAVKLVRPELANQDHFRGRFRQEVLAARRVADRWTAPVLDADTEAPVPWVATGYVAGPSLQSVVTGPHGPLPERSVRALARGLAHALKDIHGAGIVHRDLKPSNVLLTIDGPRVIDFGIARALETVTDGGLTHAGSLVGSPGFMAPEQVRGDPITPACDIFCLGSVLAYAASGSMPFGEPTNGVHALMFRIAQEPPDLDGVPEGLQELIGDCLHKDPAARPSPERILRRVPDDADDPWLPAPLVAELGSHAVQLLDMEIPPASVPERPEPAPAPVPTQPSTPPLTRPTTPPAHPPRGYDPYAPEAPPQRSAKSTAALIAVAIVVAAVAGGSVYAYMSSGATGTTGDRGVSPPATNSPSHSRSSGSPDDMSPATPGGVPQPYVGSWSATIAGGNTRSLVIRPGGVGDTVLTLTADGSGYHCVFRARLTEAPASAGAPLQLGPSEVGPGSTGACNPGKPSTVTLLPDGRLHRQTVGTGEFLDYTKGH encoded by the coding sequence GTGGGCATATCGGGGACGTTGGGGCCGGGGGATCCGGAGCGGATCGGAAGCTACCGGCTGCTCGCCCGGCTCGGCGCCGGCGGCATGGGCCAGGTGTATCTGGCACGCTCGGACCGCGGGCGTACGGTCGCCGTCAAGCTGGTGCGGCCCGAACTCGCCAACCAGGACCACTTCCGCGGCCGCTTCCGCCAGGAAGTACTGGCCGCGCGGCGGGTGGCCGACCGATGGACCGCGCCCGTGCTCGACGCCGACACCGAGGCACCCGTGCCGTGGGTGGCGACCGGTTACGTCGCGGGTCCCTCCCTCCAGTCCGTCGTGACGGGCCCGCACGGCCCGCTGCCCGAACGTTCCGTACGGGCCCTGGCACGCGGCCTCGCGCACGCGCTCAAGGACATCCACGGCGCCGGGATCGTGCACCGCGACCTCAAGCCGTCCAACGTCCTCCTCACCATCGACGGCCCCCGCGTCATCGACTTCGGCATCGCCCGCGCCCTGGAGACCGTCACCGACGGCGGTCTGACGCACGCCGGCTCGCTCGTCGGCTCGCCCGGGTTCATGGCACCGGAGCAGGTGCGCGGCGACCCGATCACCCCGGCCTGCGACATCTTCTGCCTCGGCTCGGTCCTGGCGTACGCGGCGAGCGGCAGCATGCCTTTCGGGGAGCCGACGAACGGGGTGCACGCGCTGATGTTCCGCATCGCGCAGGAACCGCCCGACCTCGACGGCGTACCCGAAGGGCTCCAGGAGCTGATCGGGGACTGCCTCCACAAGGACCCGGCGGCCCGCCCGAGCCCGGAGCGCATCCTGCGACGCGTCCCGGACGACGCCGACGACCCGTGGCTGCCCGCGCCGCTGGTGGCCGAACTGGGCAGCCACGCCGTGCAGTTGCTCGACATGGAGATACCCCCGGCATCCGTCCCGGAGCGCCCGGAACCGGCCCCCGCGCCCGTCCCCACCCAGCCGTCCACGCCGCCGCTCACCCGGCCGACCACGCCGCCCGCCCATCCGCCCCGGGGGTACGACCCGTACGCCCCGGAGGCCCCGCCGCAGCGCAGCGCGAAGTCCACGGCGGCGCTGATCGCGGTGGCGATCGTGGTCGCCGCCGTCGCGGGCGGCTCGGTGTACGCGTACATGAGCAGCGGCGCCACCGGCACCACGGGTGACCGGGGAGTCAGTCCCCCAGCCACCAACTCCCCATCCCACTCAAGGAGTTCGGGCAGCCCGGACGACATGTCCCCCGCCACGCCCGGCGGAGTACCGCAGCCGTACGTCGGCTCCTGGTCGGCCACCATCGCGGGCGGCAACACCCGCAGCCTCGTCATCCGGCCGGGCGGAGTCGGCGACACGGTGCTCACGCTCACCGCCGACGGCAGCGGCTACCACTGCGTCTTCCGGGCACGCCTGACCGAGGCACCCGCGTCGGCCGGCGCCCCGCTCCAGCTCGGCCCCTCCGAGGTCGGCCCCGGCTCGACCGGCGCGTGCAACCCCGGAAAGCCCAGCACCGTCACACTGCTGCCGGACGGCCGACTGCACCGCCAGACCGTGGGCACTGGCGAGTTCCTCGACTACACGAAGGGCCACTGA
- a CDS encoding pore-forming ESAT-6 family protein, translated as MGQNQDRRSYDTGASTEVQGGLAGIIGHLERVLNDRDRAVKAAMAEFTADGVSDEYHGKELRWNKAANEVRDIIRLVRGTLELNDGTAHSTLSKAKAAVDAIG; from the coding sequence ATGGGTCAGAACCAGGACCGGCGTAGTTACGACACGGGGGCTTCGACCGAGGTCCAGGGTGGTCTCGCGGGGATCATCGGGCATCTTGAGCGCGTTCTCAACGACCGTGACCGCGCGGTGAAGGCCGCGATGGCCGAGTTCACCGCCGACGGTGTTTCGGACGAGTACCACGGCAAGGAACTGCGCTGGAACAAGGCCGCGAACGAGGTCCGCGACATCATCCGGCTGGTGCGCGGGACGCTGGAGCTCAATGACGGCACGGCGCATTCGACGCTGTCCAAGGCGAAGGCCGCCGTCGACGCGATCGGCTGA
- a CDS encoding helix-turn-helix domain-containing protein, producing MARAENKVTAGPTAQMVANLARKLRVRKGWTQEQLGKQLGFSGAAVSAMETLAQPASDDMLVQLERVLGDGMGIFEDARVPVRLEKFPVQFQDYALLEQQALVMRPYVTFVIHGLFQTEEYARALIGGGYPPFPEQRVEELVEARMARKVLFDRNPIALIEIVLEESVLRRVIGGPEVMRGQMLHLAECARRRNVTLQVLPMDCGLSGEHSGDRGTMNLVETLEHDRLAFLEVQGESLLITDPPKVSTLAQRYAKIQAQALDPRTSLGLIEELAGEQR from the coding sequence ATGGCACGAGCGGAAAACAAAGTGACGGCGGGCCCGACGGCCCAGATGGTGGCCAATCTGGCCCGCAAATTGCGCGTACGGAAGGGGTGGACGCAGGAGCAATTGGGGAAGCAGCTGGGATTCTCCGGTGCCGCTGTGAGCGCCATGGAGACCCTGGCCCAGCCCGCATCGGACGACATGCTGGTTCAGCTGGAGCGGGTCCTCGGCGACGGCATGGGCATCTTCGAGGATGCCCGGGTGCCAGTACGCCTGGAGAAGTTCCCGGTGCAGTTCCAGGACTACGCCCTGCTGGAGCAGCAGGCGTTGGTGATGCGGCCGTACGTGACCTTCGTCATCCATGGCCTATTCCAGACCGAGGAGTACGCACGGGCGCTGATCGGCGGCGGCTACCCGCCCTTTCCTGAGCAGCGCGTCGAGGAACTGGTGGAGGCGCGGATGGCACGCAAAGTGCTCTTCGACCGGAACCCGATCGCACTGATCGAGATTGTGCTGGAGGAGTCGGTACTGAGGAGGGTGATCGGCGGGCCGGAGGTCATGCGTGGACAGATGCTGCACCTCGCAGAATGTGCGCGTAGGCGTAACGTGACGCTCCAAGTACTGCCGATGGACTGCGGGTTGAGTGGTGAACATTCAGGTGATCGAGGCACGATGAACCTAGTGGAGACCCTGGAGCACGATCGTCTCGCCTTCCTGGAGGTGCAAGGCGAAAGCCTGCTGATCACCGACCCTCCAAAGGTGAGTACGCTCGCCCAGCGCTATGCGAAGATCCAGGCACAAGCCCTGGATCCTCGCACTTCACTGGGCCTCATCGAGGAGTTGGCGGGAGAGCAGAGATGA
- a CDS encoding immunity 49 family protein: protein MVTSVPRHDFPVVQIKEDMEGLLASTNRVLQRLEGSEMSRSRALDSALTVAYSYCATDPDAGQFETWEAWVTALQVGCGLFDAAAAAEGPVPCRIGSKGEVKNLPATGPTSYTHAGAWLTTVYLAVICRDNDRLERLMNVPVSLLRASGQVFDEYMYSWVETLQSLFHGRDDLGDKLQAAFHGTDPQQATIADPDTTLKLVYPSINLFYRFVKRDAAEFNEALGEALTWHKQYWTGDEARSLTRDGLVALGPLALTCMAADAAFPIEVVSEYLPKHLVKRSWVGEYEA from the coding sequence GTGGTCACGAGCGTCCCCCGCCATGACTTTCCCGTCGTGCAGATCAAGGAGGACATGGAGGGGCTCCTGGCGAGCACCAACCGGGTGCTCCAGCGGCTCGAAGGGTCGGAGATGTCCCGGTCCCGGGCCCTGGACAGCGCGCTGACCGTGGCCTACTCGTACTGCGCGACCGACCCCGACGCGGGTCAGTTCGAGACGTGGGAGGCGTGGGTCACCGCGCTCCAGGTCGGGTGCGGGTTGTTCGACGCGGCCGCGGCGGCCGAGGGGCCCGTACCGTGCCGGATCGGGAGCAAGGGCGAGGTGAAGAACCTCCCGGCGACCGGCCCGACGTCCTACACGCACGCCGGGGCCTGGCTCACGACGGTCTACCTCGCGGTCATCTGCCGCGACAACGACCGCCTGGAACGGCTGATGAACGTGCCCGTCTCCCTGCTCCGCGCATCCGGGCAGGTCTTCGACGAATACATGTACTCCTGGGTGGAGACCCTCCAGAGCCTCTTCCACGGCCGCGACGACCTGGGCGACAAGCTCCAGGCCGCCTTCCACGGCACCGATCCCCAACAGGCGACCATCGCCGACCCGGACACGACACTCAAGCTCGTCTATCCGTCCATCAACCTCTTCTACCGCTTCGTGAAGCGGGACGCGGCCGAGTTCAACGAGGCTCTGGGCGAGGCCCTCACCTGGCACAAGCAGTACTGGACCGGCGACGAGGCGCGCTCCCTCACCCGGGACGGCCTGGTCGCCCTCGGCCCGCTGGCCCTCACCTGCATGGCCGCCGACGCCGCGTTCCCCATCGAGGTCGTCTCCGAATACCTGCCCAAGCACCTCGTGAAGCGGTCCTGGGTCGGAGAGTACGAGGCGTGA